The DNA sequence AGCGAGTGTCCGACAATTGGCCCGTTTATAATGCCATGAATGGAGTTGTACTGCAAAATCCAGCTGGCCAACTAAGCGGGTTGGCAGACACGGTTGCCGATGAAATCGCCTTTGACTTGATTAATCAGGGAATGGCTGAAGGACTGATTCAAAAACGGGTTGAAGAAGTTGCCACGCAAATGGGGCTGATTGAACAGCTGAATTTGCGTCCCGAGAGCCTTTCCGGTGGTCAGATCCAGCGGTTGGCAATTGCCACGGCGATTGTGGCTAATCCGGCTGTTTTGATTATGGATGATCCGACCAGTGAGATGGATCCCCTTGGCCGCCGGCAATTTTTCCAATGGCTGGCCCAAGTCAAAGAGACGACTGTCTTCATTGTCACCAGTGAAATTGACGATTTGTGCGAAGTCGCCGACGTTGTGTGGGTGCTGCACGAGGGTCAAATGGTAGCCCAGGGCAGGCCGGGTGAGGTGTTTAATCATTTGGCAGCTGACTGGCAGATTCCAGCCCCGACAATCCAGCAACTTGCTCAAAAAATGGATTGGCACTTGGCTGATGGCCGGTATCCGGTGAATTACGCTGATCTGAAGGAGGTTCGTTATGTCCACAATTGAACTGAGCCACCTGACGTTCACTTATCCGGAACGGTCCTTTAGCTTGGATGTTGAAGACAAACACTTCGCCGATCCGATGGTGGCGATTGTCGGCCAAAATGGTGCCGGCAAATCAACGCTCTTCAAATTGTTGACGGGCTTGCTGACACCACAAACCGGTGTGATTAAGATCGATGGAGAAAATTTTAATGATCTTAAACCAGTCGAAAAGTTACTGAAGGTTGGGATTACTTTTCAGAATCCTGACGATCAGCTTTTCAACCCGACCGTTCAACGAGAGGTGGAGTGGAATGTCGCGCAGGTCATGGATGACCACGACACGATTACGAGGCGGGCTTTAGCGGCTCTAAAAAGAGTTGGCTTGGATGATAAAACAGCTGAAAGTCCATATGACCTGTCATTGTCGGAACGCAAGCTGTTGAGCGTTGCCACAGTTTTGGCAGTGGATCCGGCGATTTATTTATTTGATGAGCCGATGATGTCGCTTGATTGGGAAAGCCGGCGCAAGTTGACCGCAATTTTCCATCAGTTGGCTGATTCGGGCCACCAAGTTGTGACCATCACCCATGACATGGATTGGGTCGCCGCCGAGTTTGAGTCGGTGTATGTTATGGAACACGGGAAGTTTGGCTTCGCCGGCAGTCCACGGGAATTGTTCAGCAATCACGAACTTGTCCAGCGAGTGGGATTACTACCACCGCGGATTATGGACATAGCGGAGTCGCTGGGTGATTCACAGACATATTTATCGGTTAATGATTATTGCCAGAAAAATCGAGATGTATAGAAAAAGTCACCTCTGCGGGTTTTCCAGGTTGAAGG is a window from the Streptococcus oralis genome containing:
- a CDS encoding ABC transporter ATP-binding protein: MDEDKRIVIENLTTRYPGTEQPQLRQINAEVHTGQVVGIIGNSHSGKSTLCRVLAGVIPKIVSAEIEGDWHMFGQRVSDNWPVYNAMNGVVLQNPAGQLSGLADTVADEIAFDLINQGMAEGLIQKRVEEVATQMGLIEQLNLRPESLSGGQIQRLAIATAIVANPAVLIMDDPTSEMDPLGRRQFFQWLAQVKETTVFIVTSEIDDLCEVADVVWVLHEGQMVAQGRPGEVFNHLAADWQIPAPTIQQLAQKMDWHLADGRYPVNYADLKEVRYVHN
- a CDS encoding energy-coupling factor ABC transporter ATP-binding protein; protein product: MSTIELSHLTFTYPERSFSLDVEDKHFADPMVAIVGQNGAGKSTLFKLLTGLLTPQTGVIKIDGENFNDLKPVEKLLKVGITFQNPDDQLFNPTVQREVEWNVAQVMDDHDTITRRALAALKRVGLDDKTAESPYDLSLSERKLLSVATVLAVDPAIYLFDEPMMSLDWESRRKLTAIFHQLADSGHQVVTITHDMDWVAAEFESVYVMEHGKFGFAGSPRELFSNHELVQRVGLLPPRIMDIAESLGDSQTYLSVNDYCQKNRDV